A portion of the Oscillospiraceae bacterium genome contains these proteins:
- a CDS encoding HPr family phosphocarrier protein encodes MIMKEFQYTVKDACGIHARPAGLLVKTVKGFASTATLEKDGKSCDMRKLMALMGMGVKQGETITIKVEGDDEEAAAAAIQKFLTENV; translated from the coding sequence ATGATTATGAAGGAATTCCAGTATACCGTTAAGGATGCCTGCGGCATCCACGCTCGTCCGGCCGGCCTGCTCGTCAAGACCGTGAAGGGCTTTGCCAGCACCGCCACCCTCGAGAAGGACGGCAAGAGCTGCGACATGCGCAAGCTGATGGCTCTGATGGGCATGGGCGTCAAGCAGGGCGAGACCATCACCATCAAGGTAGAAGGCGACGATGAAGAGGCAGCCGCTGCAGCAATTCAGAAGTTCCTGACCGAGAACGTCTGA
- the aroD gene encoding type I 3-dehydroquinate dehydratase, whose translation MSCVDIRGCRIGEGRPKVILPIVERAEAAILEKAAQFSTLQADCVEWRVDYFEGARAPGAVARCLAKMRVALKDKLLLVTIRTKAEGGELALRHTEYTDLLHTILDTDCADLIDIEFFPAGDDLPALIGDAHTAGAAVVCSSHDFHKTPPRAELVRRMIAMQQAGADLPKVAVMPQSRIDVLELLAATAEMADLHSETPVITMSMGALGAVSRLAGEAFGSAMTFANPGQASAPGQVSLDIVNEVLDALHL comes from the coding sequence ATGTCCTGTGTCGATATCCGCGGCTGCCGCATCGGGGAAGGTCGTCCCAAGGTCATTCTGCCCATCGTGGAGCGTGCCGAAGCTGCTATTCTGGAAAAGGCCGCGCAGTTTTCAACATTGCAAGCCGATTGTGTGGAATGGCGCGTGGACTATTTTGAAGGTGCCCGTGCCCCCGGTGCTGTTGCCCGCTGTCTGGCAAAGATGCGGGTCGCCCTGAAGGACAAGCTGCTGCTCGTCACCATCCGCACGAAGGCAGAGGGCGGAGAACTCGCACTGCGTCACACGGAATACACCGATCTGCTCCACACGATCCTTGACACCGACTGTGCTGACCTCATCGACATCGAGTTCTTTCCGGCAGGGGATGACCTGCCCGCACTGATCGGAGACGCCCATACCGCCGGGGCTGCGGTGGTTTGCTCCAGCCATGACTTCCACAAGACGCCGCCGCGGGCCGAGCTGGTGCGCCGCATGATTGCCATGCAGCAGGCCGGGGCCGACCTGCCCAAGGTGGCGGTCATGCCTCAGAGCCGCATTGACGTGCTGGAGCTTTTGGCTGCCACTGCCGAGATGGCAGACCTTCACTCGGAAACGCCGGTCATCACCATGAGTATGGGAGCTTTGGGCGCGGTGAGCCGTCTGGCTGGGGAGGCTTTCGGCTCTGCCATGACCTTTGCCAACCCCGGGCAGGCCAGTGCACCGGGGCAGGTATCGCTGGATATCGTAAATGAAGTGCTTGATGCACTGCATCTGTAA
- a CDS encoding cation diffusion facilitator family transporter, with the protein MTQLLIRLFIRHPDNPQDPHTRAAYGNLASIVGMVCNVLLCLGKLAVGTLFGSIAIMADALNNLSDASSNIVSLVGFKLASRAPDAEHPFGHARYEYLAGLVVSVTVLGIGFSLLKESVVKVLHPTAVQFSLLTVAVLVASILVKLWMSGFNRTVGRTIGSETLIATAADSRNDVLSTGAVLIATILCHLTGWNILDGLMGVGVAVFILISGWGLVMDTLSPLLGERPSDDLVDHIEQTVMSYPGVLGMHDLMVHDYGPGHQFASLHVELPAEQDPLDAHDLIDNIERNFMKNDHLMVTIHYDPIVTSNAAVGVLRTRLTEKLRQLDPALSLHDLRIVPGKTHTNVLFDLVLPAGYAGDKVELLTQMEQFIKEQDPTYNCIIKVEQSYTAAHQS; encoded by the coding sequence ATGACGCAGTTGTTGATCCGTCTGTTTATCCGTCACCCCGACAATCCGCAGGACCCGCACACCCGGGCCGCCTATGGCAATCTGGCCAGCATCGTGGGCATGGTGTGCAATGTTCTGCTCTGCCTGGGCAAGCTCGCCGTGGGCACGCTGTTCGGTTCCATCGCCATCATGGCCGATGCCCTGAACAACCTGTCGGATGCATCGTCCAATATCGTCAGTCTGGTGGGGTTCAAGCTGGCGTCCAGAGCACCGGACGCGGAACATCCCTTCGGCCATGCCCGGTATGAGTATCTGGCCGGGCTGGTGGTCAGCGTGACGGTGCTGGGCATTGGCTTTTCCCTGCTGAAGGAGTCGGTGGTCAAGGTGCTGCATCCCACAGCGGTGCAGTTCAGTCTGCTGACCGTTGCCGTGCTGGTCGCTTCCATTCTGGTCAAGCTGTGGATGAGCGGTTTCAACCGCACCGTCGGCCGCACCATCGGTTCCGAGACCCTCATTGCCACGGCGGCAGACAGCCGCAACGATGTGCTGAGCACCGGTGCGGTGCTCATTGCCACCATTCTGTGCCACCTGACCGGCTGGAACATTCTGGATGGTCTGATGGGTGTGGGCGTGGCCGTGTTCATTCTGATCTCCGGCTGGGGTCTGGTGATGGACACCCTCAGCCCGCTGCTGGGCGAACGCCCCAGCGATGACCTGGTGGATCACATCGAGCAGACTGTGATGAGCTACCCCGGCGTGCTGGGCATGCATGACCTGATGGTGCACGACTACGGCCCGGGGCACCAGTTTGCCTCGCTGCATGTGGAACTGCCTGCCGAGCAGGATCCGTTGGACGCCCACGACCTGATCGACAACATCGAACGGAATTTTATGAAGAATGACCATCTCATGGTCACCATCCACTACGATCCCATCGTGACCTCGAATGCTGCGGTGGGGGTGCTGCGCACCCGTCTGACCGAAAAACTCCGCCAGCTGGACCCGGCCCTGTCACTGCACGATCTGCGCATCGTGCCGGGCAAGACCCACACGAATGTGCTTTTTGATCTGGTGCTCCCGGCGGGCTATGCCGGGGACAAGGTGGAGCTGCTGACCCAGATGGAGCAGTTCATCAAGGAACAGGACCCCACCTATAACTGCATCATCAAGGTGGAGCAGAGCTATACGGCGGCACATCAATCATAA
- a CDS encoding HAD family hydrolase has protein sequence MDRIRLIASDMDATLLDGHSQLPPDFLHLVQELAGQDILFAAASGRPLYKLEEMFAPVLEQTLLVADNGGAVRWRGKDLFVSRMEPEVWHRLTACAEENGDSFVVCGLENAYLRPCDRCYDAVYRNFYNRIAYVSDLYTIDAAVDKFTIYLPQDNAQEVYEKVYGPRFGQELAVAVSGKCWIDVTNPGVTKGKAVERLSRLMDIPSGAMMAFGDTYNDIEMLEAVGYGFLMENGSPELRSRVPYLAPPNTEYGVARVLQQVLRQKGCVCPADFTKAH, from the coding sequence ATGGACCGCATTCGTCTGATCGCGTCGGACATGGACGCGACCCTGCTGGACGGGCACAGTCAGCTGCCGCCGGACTTTCTGCATCTTGTGCAGGAGCTGGCCGGACAGGATATCCTGTTCGCGGCTGCCAGCGGGCGGCCGCTGTACAAGCTGGAAGAGATGTTTGCTCCGGTGCTGGAGCAGACCCTTCTGGTGGCCGACAACGGCGGCGCGGTGCGCTGGCGCGGCAAAGACCTGTTCGTCTCCCGCATGGAGCCGGAGGTCTGGCACCGGCTGACGGCCTGCGCGGAGGAAAACGGGGATTCCTTTGTGGTCTGCGGGTTGGAGAACGCCTACCTGCGCCCCTGCGACCGGTGCTATGATGCCGTATACCGCAACTTCTACAACCGCATTGCCTATGTGTCGGATCTGTACACCATCGACGCCGCAGTGGACAAGTTTACCATCTATCTGCCTCAGGACAATGCGCAGGAGGTGTACGAGAAGGTCTACGGCCCCCGCTTCGGGCAGGAACTGGCCGTGGCGGTGTCCGGCAAATGCTGGATCGACGTGACCAACCCCGGCGTGACCAAGGGGAAGGCTGTGGAGCGCCTGAGCAGGCTGATGGACATCCCATCCGGTGCCATGATGGCCTTTGGCGACACCTACAACGACATCGAGATGCTGGAGGCCGTGGGTTACGGCTTCCTGATGGAAAACGGCAGCCCGGAGCTGCGCAGCCGGGTGCCGTATCTGGCCCCGCCCAACACGGAATACGGGGTGGCCCGGGTGCTGCAGCAGGTGTTGCGGCAAAAGGGCTGCGTCTGCCCGGCGGATTTTACAAAAGCACACTGA
- the ptsP gene encoding phosphoenolpyruvate--protein phosphotransferase, which produces MQVGTGRSILNGIAIGKLKIYKKKDTVISTAEIADTAAEVARFEAAQQKAIEQQTALYEKALAEAGEDIAEVFNIHAMMLEDDDFVDAIKEIINGQHKCAEYAVKTAGDNQAAVFAAMDDPYLQARSADVIDIAQAILDILQGVDNASLQGTEPSILVAEDLAPSETVRMDKSLLLGFITREGSSNSHTAILARSMNIPALIQCKDIQDDWDGKMAVVDGYNACVYVDPTPDLLKSLKKRQQEDQKKQALLQELKGKPNTTLDGKTINVFANIGGMGDVGAVQQNDAGGVGLFRTEFVYLNCKDFPTEEYQFEAYKQVVESLAPRKVVVRTCDIGADKTVDYMKLDHEDNPALGYRAIRICLTRKDFFKTQLRALLRASAYGNMSIMFPMITSLRELQDAKAVLEECRAELTAEGVKMGQNIEVGTMIETPAAVLIADELAQECDFFSIGTNDLTQYTCALDRQNAKLEPFFNPHHPAVLRAIKMTIEAGHRHGIWVGICGELGADTALTETFLRMGVDELSMNAKSILPVRKIIRSVDLSKPSEK; this is translated from the coding sequence ATGCAGGTAGGCACCGGTAGAAGCATTCTGAACGGCATTGCCATCGGCAAGCTGAAGATCTATAAGAAAAAGGACACCGTGATCTCCACCGCAGAGATCGCCGACACCGCTGCAGAGGTGGCCCGCTTTGAGGCTGCCCAGCAGAAAGCCATTGAGCAGCAGACTGCTCTGTACGAAAAGGCACTGGCCGAAGCAGGCGAGGACATTGCCGAAGTGTTCAACATCCACGCCATGATGCTGGAAGATGACGACTTTGTGGACGCCATCAAGGAGATCATCAACGGCCAGCACAAGTGCGCCGAGTACGCTGTCAAGACCGCCGGCGACAATCAGGCTGCCGTGTTCGCAGCCATGGATGACCCGTATCTGCAGGCCCGCAGTGCGGACGTCATCGACATTGCACAGGCGATCCTGGACATCCTGCAGGGGGTGGACAATGCCAGCCTGCAGGGCACCGAGCCCAGCATTCTGGTGGCCGAGGATCTGGCCCCGTCCGAGACGGTGCGCATGGACAAGAGCCTGCTGCTGGGCTTCATCACCCGCGAGGGCAGCTCCAACAGCCACACCGCCATTCTGGCCCGCAGCATGAACATCCCTGCCCTGATCCAGTGCAAGGATATCCAGGATGATTGGGACGGCAAGATGGCCGTGGTGGACGGCTACAATGCCTGTGTGTATGTGGACCCCACCCCCGATCTGCTCAAGAGCCTGAAAAAGCGCCAGCAGGAGGACCAGAAAAAGCAGGCCCTGCTGCAGGAGCTGAAGGGCAAGCCCAACACCACGCTGGACGGCAAGACCATCAACGTGTTTGCCAACATCGGCGGCATGGGCGACGTGGGTGCTGTGCAGCAGAACGACGCCGGCGGCGTGGGCCTGTTCCGCACCGAATTCGTCTACCTGAACTGCAAGGACTTCCCCACCGAAGAGTATCAGTTCGAGGCTTACAAGCAGGTGGTGGAGAGCCTGGCTCCCCGCAAGGTGGTCGTGCGCACCTGTGACATCGGCGCCGACAAGACCGTGGACTACATGAAGCTGGACCACGAGGACAACCCGGCTCTGGGCTACCGTGCCATCCGCATCTGCCTGACCCGCAAGGACTTTTTCAAGACCCAGCTGCGTGCCCTGCTGCGCGCTTCCGCTTACGGCAACATGAGCATCATGTTCCCCATGATCACCAGCCTGCGGGAGCTGCAGGATGCCAAGGCCGTGCTGGAAGAGTGCCGTGCCGAGCTGACTGCCGAGGGTGTGAAGATGGGCCAGAACATTGAAGTGGGCACCATGATCGAGACCCCCGCCGCCGTGCTGATCGCGGACGAGCTGGCACAGGAGTGCGATTTCTTCTCCATCGGCACCAACGACCTGACCCAGTACACCTGTGCACTGGACCGCCAGAACGCAAAGCTGGAGCCCTTCTTCAACCCGCACCATCCCGCTGTGCTACGCGCCATCAAGATGACCATCGAAGCCGGCCATCGCCACGGCATCTGGGTGGGCATCTGCGGTGAGCTGGGTGCCGACACCGCCCTCACCGAGACCTTCCTGCGCATGGGCGTGGACGAGCTGTCCATGAATGCCAAGAGCATCCTGCCGGTGCGCAAGATCATCCGCAGCGTGGACCTGAGCAAGCCTTCTGAAAAGTAA
- a CDS encoding DUF4830 domain-containing protein produces the protein MFVITLSRTSLKKLGLGAMCCALVVCSALLGRYISTRTVTAAASVNKIESAQDIQTWFTGYGLEVDGASITADKVKIPRKWDDSFSAFNGVVQQSGMDLTRCKGKTVEKWTALIPAASSGETSRYGVLLVWRKKAVGAYLLERPSGVVVGLKDLQTAMAEAQQTSGEDYSGDWGERHDEELDAQQTSGEDYSGDWGERHDEELTGDAAQQTSGEAGEQAQAVDYASLPLDAEGYPVE, from the coding sequence ATGTTTGTGATCACGTTGAGCAGAACGAGCCTGAAAAAACTGGGGCTGGGGGCCATGTGCTGTGCCCTGGTGGTGTGCAGCGCGCTGCTGGGGCGCTACATCAGCACCCGCACGGTGACGGCTGCGGCGTCGGTAAACAAGATCGAGAGCGCACAGGACATCCAGACCTGGTTCACCGGCTACGGGCTGGAGGTGGACGGTGCGTCCATCACCGCCGACAAAGTCAAGATCCCCCGCAAATGGGACGACAGCTTTTCCGCCTTCAATGGGGTGGTGCAGCAGAGCGGCATGGATCTGACCCGCTGCAAGGGCAAAACGGTGGAAAAATGGACGGCCCTGATCCCGGCGGCCAGCAGCGGCGAGACCAGCCGCTACGGGGTGTTGCTGGTGTGGCGCAAAAAGGCTGTGGGAGCCTACCTGCTGGAGCGGCCCTCCGGCGTGGTGGTGGGTCTGAAGGACCTGCAGACGGCCATGGCCGAAGCCCAGCAGACTTCCGGCGAGGACTACAGCGGGGACTGGGGCGAACGGCACGACGAGGAACTGGACGCGCAGCAGACTTCCGGGGAGGACTACAGCGGCGACTGGGGCGAGCGCCATGACGAAGAACTGACCGGCGACGCGGCGCAGCAGACTTCCGGGGAGGCCGGAGAGCAGGCCCAGGCGGTGGATTATGCGTCCCTGCCGCTGGACGCCGAAGGCTACCCCGTGGAGTGA
- a CDS encoding GH25 family lysozyme, with protein MKRIWNNRSSARGWGKAAAVFTMAMVLAVGGLGAAMNLANLQGAVTVQPIVRQQSGTEPEQKTKLFGKKQTGSAASSEKCAADSTEEPRTAEGPTAQAQPEAAEQPAAQTAESETTAEQGGEPAAAENPAEPAQDTAEEPDPLVPGRAEDAEPDTTESTETAETAQENSPVILQQETPELAAQDPLAAPEETDAAENDLSGRTPEGSMLLTDEQIRKALDEGALDEAEAQCIDLSDENGFFSWLWNWLFGKKDNQEEYTGWLTKNGKTYYYSASTHKPVTGIQSVDGKLYYFDADGVMQKNVNFGIDVSKYQTNIDWDKIKKAGVNFVIIRIGYRGYGASGTLVKDPMFEEHFTNARNAGLKVGVYFFTQAVTEDEAREEAQGCNWALNGRKLDYPIYYDTEASTSPNGTGRADGLGKEDRTKCAIAFCEEVKSLGYKPGVYASTTWFRKRVDLDALRKYTIWNAHYGVSSSPIDCDMWQGTEKARINGYSGELDANISYMG; from the coding sequence ATGAAACGAATTTGGAACAACAGATCTTCGGCACGCGGCTGGGGCAAGGCTGCGGCTGTTTTTACCATGGCCATGGTGCTGGCCGTCGGCGGTCTGGGGGCGGCCATGAATCTGGCCAACCTGCAGGGGGCTGTGACGGTGCAGCCCATCGTCCGGCAGCAGAGCGGGACGGAACCGGAGCAGAAAACAAAGCTCTTCGGGAAGAAACAAACCGGGTCGGCGGCTTCTTCGGAAAAATGCGCTGCGGACAGCACGGAAGAGCCCCGGACGGCGGAAGGACCCACGGCACAGGCACAGCCGGAAGCCGCCGAGCAGCCTGCCGCACAGACCGCGGAGTCTGAAACGACCGCAGAGCAGGGCGGAGAGCCCGCCGCAGCGGAGAACCCGGCGGAGCCTGCACAGGACACCGCAGAGGAACCGGACCCGCTGGTGCCGGGCCGCGCGGAGGACGCAGAGCCGGACACCACGGAAAGCACGGAAACGGCAGAGACCGCACAGGAGAACAGCCCGGTGATCCTGCAACAGGAAACGCCGGAGCTGGCCGCACAGGATCCGCTGGCCGCCCCGGAGGAAACGGATGCCGCCGAGAACGACCTGTCCGGCCGCACGCCGGAGGGTTCCATGCTGTTGACGGACGAGCAGATCCGCAAGGCACTGGACGAGGGCGCGTTGGATGAGGCCGAGGCACAGTGCATCGACCTGAGCGACGAGAACGGCTTTTTCAGCTGGCTGTGGAACTGGCTGTTCGGCAAAAAGGACAACCAGGAGGAATACACCGGCTGGCTGACCAAGAACGGCAAGACCTATTACTACAGCGCCTCCACCCATAAGCCGGTCACCGGCATCCAGTCTGTGGACGGCAAGCTGTATTACTTTGACGCCGACGGCGTGATGCAGAAGAATGTGAACTTCGGCATCGACGTGTCCAAGTACCAGACCAACATCGACTGGGACAAGATCAAGAAGGCGGGTGTGAACTTTGTGATCATCCGCATCGGCTACCGCGGCTACGGTGCCAGCGGCACCCTGGTCAAGGATCCCATGTTCGAGGAGCACTTCACCAACGCCCGCAACGCCGGTCTGAAGGTGGGCGTGTATTTCTTCACCCAGGCAGTGACCGAGGATGAGGCCCGCGAGGAAGCGCAGGGCTGCAACTGGGCGCTGAACGGCCGCAAGCTGGATTACCCCATCTATTATGACACCGAAGCTTCCACCTCTCCCAACGGCACCGGCCGTGCCGATGGCCTGGGCAAGGAGGACCGCACCAAGTGTGCCATCGCCTTCTGCGAGGAAGTCAAGTCGCTGGGGTACAAGCCCGGTGTGTACGCTTCCACCACCTGGTTCCGCAAGCGGGTGGACCTGGACGCCCTGCGCAAGTACACCATCTGGAACGCCCATTACGGCGTGTCCAGCAGCCCCATCGACTGCGATATGTGGCAGGGCACCGAGAAGGCCCGCATCAATGGCTACAGCGGTGAGCTGGATGCCAACATCAGCTACATGGGATGA
- a CDS encoding NADP-dependent isocitrate dehydrogenase: MEKIKMTTPLVEMDGDEMTRILWKMIKDELILPFVDLKTEYYDLGLPNRDATGDQVTMDAALANKKYGVSVKCATITPNAQRMDEYKLHEMWKSPNGTIRAVLDGTVFRAPIMIDSIKPVVKNWKKPITIARHAYGDVYKCTEFRIPGAGKAELLFTGADGTEQRATVFNFEGPGVLQGQYNKDDSIRSFARSCFNYALDVKQDLWFGAKDTISKKYDHTFKDIFQEVYDAEYKAKFEAAGITYFYSLIDDIVARVIRSEGGFVWACKNYDGDVMSDMVSTAFGSLAMMTSVLVSPDGKYEYEAAHGTVTRHYYKYLKGEKTSTNPMATIFAWSGALKKRGELDDLPELVKFGEALEAASLQTLNDGIMTKDLCGLAEGITPTPVDSEGFIKAIRERLEAKLA, translated from the coding sequence ATGGAAAAGATCAAAATGACCACGCCCCTCGTCGAGATGGACGGCGACGAGATGACCCGCATCCTGTGGAAGATGATCAAGGACGAACTGATCCTTCCGTTTGTGGACCTCAAGACCGAATACTATGACCTTGGCCTGCCCAACCGCGATGCCACCGGCGACCAGGTGACCATGGACGCTGCTCTTGCCAACAAGAAGTATGGCGTGTCGGTCAAGTGCGCCACCATCACCCCCAATGCCCAGCGCATGGACGAGTACAAGCTGCACGAGATGTGGAAGAGCCCCAACGGTACCATCCGCGCCGTGCTGGACGGCACCGTGTTCCGTGCCCCCATCATGATCGACAGCATCAAGCCGGTGGTCAAGAACTGGAAAAAGCCCATCACCATCGCCCGCCATGCCTATGGTGACGTGTACAAGTGCACGGAGTTCCGCATCCCCGGTGCCGGTAAGGCAGAGCTGCTGTTCACCGGTGCCGACGGCACCGAGCAGCGTGCCACCGTGTTCAATTTTGAGGGTCCCGGTGTGCTGCAGGGCCAGTACAACAAGGACGATTCCATCCGCAGCTTTGCCCGCAGCTGCTTCAACTACGCACTGGATGTGAAGCAGGATCTGTGGTTCGGCGCCAAGGATACCATCTCCAAAAAGTACGACCACACCTTCAAGGATATCTTCCAGGAGGTGTACGACGCCGAATACAAGGCAAAATTTGAGGCTGCCGGCATTACCTACTTCTACAGCCTCATCGACGACATCGTGGCCCGCGTCATCCGCAGCGAGGGCGGTTTTGTCTGGGCCTGCAAGAACTACGACGGCGATGTGATGAGCGATATGGTGTCCACCGCTTTTGGTTCGCTGGCCATGATGACCAGCGTGCTGGTGAGCCCGGACGGCAAATACGAGTACGAGGCTGCGCACGGCACCGTGACCCGCCATTACTATAAGTATCTGAAGGGCGAAAAGACCTCCACCAACCCCATGGCCACCATCTTTGCATGGTCCGGCGCACTCAAGAAGCGCGGTGAGCTGGATGATCTGCCGGAGCTGGTGAAGTTCGGCGAGGCACTGGAAGCTGCCAGCCTGCAGACCCTGAACGATGGCATCATGACCAAGGACCTGTGCGGCCTGGCCGAAGGCATCACCCCCACTCCCGTGGACAGCGAGGGCTTCATCAAAGCCATCCGGGAGCGTCTGGAAGCCAAGCTGGCGTAA
- a CDS encoding PTS sugar transporter subunit IIC — MENVKDFLKRKDIVISPQRYLIEALGAMAQGLFASLLIGTIIKTLGQQTGLEMLVDLGGYATAMSGPAMACAIGWALHCPPLVLFSLITVGYSANALGGAGGPLAVLLIAIVAAELGKAVSKETKVDILVTPLVTIFVGVGLSMLIAAPIGAAASQVGTLIMWATEQAPLIMGILVSVIVGVALTLPISSAAICAALGLTGLAGGAAVAGCCAQMVGFAVMSYRENGVGGLVSQGLGTSMLQMGNIIKNPRIWIAPTLASAITGPLATCLFHFEMNGAAVSSGMGTCGLVGQIGVYTGWVSDIAAGTKAAITPMDWAAMILLCFVLPAVLSVLFCEAERKLGWIKDGDLKLN; from the coding sequence ATGGAAAATGTGAAAGATTTTTTAAAGCGCAAGGACATCGTCATTTCTCCGCAGCGCTACCTCATTGAAGCACTGGGCGCCATGGCACAGGGCCTGTTCGCCAGTCTGCTCATCGGCACCATCATCAAGACGCTGGGCCAACAGACCGGGCTGGAGATGCTGGTGGATCTGGGCGGCTACGCTACGGCCATGAGCGGCCCGGCCATGGCCTGCGCCATCGGCTGGGCACTCCACTGCCCGCCGCTGGTGCTGTTCAGTCTGATCACGGTGGGCTACTCGGCCAACGCCCTGGGCGGGGCCGGCGGCCCGCTGGCCGTGCTGCTTATTGCCATCGTGGCCGCTGAACTGGGCAAGGCCGTGAGCAAGGAGACCAAGGTGGACATCCTGGTCACCCCGCTGGTGACCATCTTTGTGGGCGTCGGTCTGTCCATGCTCATCGCCGCCCCCATCGGCGCAGCCGCCAGCCAGGTGGGCACCCTGATCATGTGGGCCACCGAGCAGGCCCCGCTGATCATGGGCATTCTGGTGTCGGTGATCGTAGGCGTAGCCCTCACCCTGCCCATCTCCTCGGCAGCCATCTGCGCCGCACTGGGCCTGACCGGTCTGGCCGGCGGTGCCGCCGTGGCGGGCTGCTGCGCCCAGATGGTGGGCTTTGCCGTGATGAGCTACCGCGAGAACGGTGTGGGCGGTCTGGTGAGTCAGGGCCTGGGCACCAGCATGCTGCAGATGGGCAACATCATCAAGAACCCCCGCATCTGGATCGCCCCCACGCTGGCCAGTGCCATCACCGGCCCGCTGGCCACCTGCCTGTTCCACTTTGAGATGAACGGTGCCGCCGTTTCCTCCGGCATGGGCACCTGCGGTCTGGTGGGCCAGATCGGCGTGTACACCGGCTGGGTCAGCGACATTGCCGCCGGCACCAAAGCTGCCATCACCCCCATGGACTGGGCGGCCATGATCCTGCTGTGCTTCGTCCTGCCCGCCGTGCTCAGCGTCCTCTTCTGTGAGGCAGAGCGCAAGCTGGGCTGGATCAAGGACGGCGACCTGAAGCTGAACTAA
- a CDS encoding pyridoxal phosphate-dependent aminotransferase: protein MLNEIYRAMLGNKSVIRETFMYGKKRAAEIGYENVFDYSLGNPSVPCPPEFTAAMQDLLANEEPVNLHGYCPSQGDPGFRADVAAHLAKTFGLPYEQKHIFPTTGAAGAIAHAIRAVTQPGDEVLTFAPYFPEYGPYVAGTGAVLRVVPPQAPTFQPNLDAFEQMIGEKTTCVLINTPNNPTGVVYSAQTLTRMADILTEKSKAFGHNIFLVSDEPYRDIAFDGKKVPYPAAFYPHTLTCFSYSKSLSLPGERLGYVAVRPGCEGEDILVDMMAQISRFTGHNCPPSIIQRAVGRCQEVTSDLSVYETNMNLLYDKLTALGFEVERPGGTFYIFPKALEEDANAFCLKAREFDLLLVPSDTFGVKGYVRLAYCIDTEKVKRSLPALEKLAAAYRK, encoded by the coding sequence ATGCTGAATGAGATCTACCGCGCCATGCTCGGCAACAAGAGCGTGATCCGCGAGACTTTCATGTACGGAAAAAAACGTGCCGCCGAGATCGGCTACGAGAATGTGTTCGATTACTCGCTGGGCAACCCCAGCGTGCCCTGCCCGCCGGAATTTACCGCCGCCATGCAGGACCTGCTGGCCAACGAGGAACCGGTGAACCTGCACGGCTACTGCCCCAGCCAGGGCGACCCCGGCTTCCGCGCCGACGTGGCGGCCCATCTGGCAAAGACCTTCGGCCTGCCCTATGAGCAGAAGCACATCTTCCCCACCACCGGTGCTGCCGGTGCGATTGCCCATGCCATCCGTGCCGTCACCCAGCCCGGTGATGAGGTGCTGACTTTTGCGCCCTACTTCCCGGAGTACGGCCCCTATGTGGCGGGCACGGGCGCAGTGCTGCGGGTCGTTCCCCCGCAGGCACCCACCTTCCAGCCCAATCTGGATGCCTTTGAGCAGATGATCGGCGAAAAGACCACCTGTGTGCTCATCAATACCCCCAACAATCCCACCGGTGTGGTCTATTCGGCCCAGACCCTTACCCGGATGGCCGACATCCTGACCGAGAAGAGCAAGGCCTTTGGCCACAACATCTTCCTTGTGAGCGATGAGCCCTACCGGGATATCGCCTTTGACGGCAAGAAGGTGCCCTACCCGGCGGCCTTCTATCCCCACACTCTCACATGCTTCTCCTACTCCAAGAGCCTGAGCCTGCCCGGCGAGCGCCTTGGCTATGTGGCCGTGCGCCCGGGCTGTGAGGGGGAGGACATTCTGGTGGATATGATGGCCCAGATCTCCCGTTTTACCGGCCACAACTGCCCGCCCAGCATCATCCAGCGGGCCGTGGGCCGCTGCCAGGAGGTCACCAGCGACCTGAGCGTCTACGAGACCAACATGAACCTGCTGTACGATAAGCTCACCGCGCTGGGTTTTGAGGTGGAGCGCCCCGGCGGCACCTTCTACATCTTCCCCAAGGCCCTGGAGGAGGACGCCAATGCCTTCTGCCTGAAGGCCCGGGAGTTCGACCTGCTGCTGGTGCCCAGCGATACCTTTGGCGTCAAGGGCTATGTGCGCCTTGCCTACTGTATCGACACCGAAAAAGTAAAGCGCAGCCTGCCGGCTTTGGAAAAGCTGGCGGCCGCTTACCGCAAGTAA